A single genomic interval of Zingiber officinale cultivar Zhangliang chromosome 4A, Zo_v1.1, whole genome shotgun sequence harbors:
- the LOC121973362 gene encoding arabinogalactan protein 23-like: MEMRRIVCVVIVAVASATSAMAAEAPAPGPASASLAVSPAVEAILGASLLSFFAFYLK, translated from the coding sequence ATGGAGATGAGAAGGATTGTATGCGTAGTCATCGTCGCCGTAGCATCTGCCACCTCTGCCATGGCAGCCGAGGCTCCTGCACCGGGCCCAGCCAGCGCTTCATTGGCAGTAAGTCCTGCGGTGGAAGCCATCCTCGGGGCCTCACTTCTCTCCTTCTTTGCCTTCTACTTGAAGTAA